The Gemmatimonadota bacterium genomic sequence TACTATTCAGGAAACCATTTACCTTTTCTAATTTTTGCTGACTATACTTCCAATGCTGAACATAATCATAAATATGTTCATATATGGGTCTGATTAAGCGATCAAAGAATCGTTCATCGTCATCTCCTTCTACTAAAATAAAGAGCCTCCGATACGCCAACCTATACCTCCAACAAGTTCTGGATAAATAGATCGTCAATTCCTATTTCATTTTTCAAGAAGATTTTGATTTCATCACTATCCGCTGGCTTTGTTATTCTGGAAAATCCTTCATCGTCTCTCGTTATGAGCAAGATATTCTCCAAATCCGCCTGTTTAACCATTTCTGGATTATGAGTTGTTGCCAGTATCTGCCTATTTTTTGATGCCTCCCTGAACATGTCCATCACTCTTGAGATTAAGTAAGGATGGACATTCCTTTCAGGTTCTTCTATAATGACTGCCTGTTTCTGTTGGAAGTAGAGCGCGATGATTAAAGCTATAATATTGACAGTGCCATCAGAAATCAAAAAAGCTGGTAATCCATCCTCCTCAGCATATTTTTC encodes the following:
- a CDS encoding AAA family ATPase, producing TSLGSRLVGDDDCGFRRDKRPVPITGLSELEMDGSNLTIVLNNIMRIKEDRRRFLNLFRDLLPFIHDINVERAVDKSIFFRLHEKYAEEDGLPAFLISDGTVNIIALIIALYFQQKQAVIIEEPERNVHPYLISRVMDMFREASKNRQILATTHNPEMVKQADLENILLITRDDEGFSRITKPADSDEIKIFLKNEIGIDDLFIQNLLEV